The region TGGGAAATCACACTGGACAAGGTAGACCGGACCATGCTCTGATGCGTGCTGATCCATATAAACCTCAGATTATTGTAAATTGGTAACCCCGGAGGGGATTATGAAGATTAACCAGTATAGCCAGACCCCTCTCAAGGCCTACTCTGAAAACCGGGTGAAGGACGCTGCCGACAAGGCCCAGAGCCAGCAGAACACTTCAGCCCCCAGCCGGGACTCTGTAAATGTTTCGTCCCAGGCAAAGCTTCTCGGAACCGCACGGCAGACCGCCACCGAGAGCCCGGACACCAGAGAACAAAAGGTAAGAGAGCTTAGGGAACAGGTGCGTTCAGGTACTTACAAGCCGGATATTCGTAAGACGGCTATGAATCTTGTACGCGATGAAGTTGATTTTTTACGCTGAACATAACGTAAAAAAAACGGTGAAACCCGGTTAAGGATTCCACCGCCTGCCAAGCTGAAATATATGGGAGTTTTCCCGCACTGCTGACCCGGCAACGCTTCCACAAGGAAGATTAATCGTTGGCCGGGCGGAAGTGTGTCGGATATTTGGAGTCTACCTGCGGCACCTGCATACCGCGCCTTGCCTCGGAGTTGATGATGATGGGACCACCAAGGTTCAGGGTGGTCTCATTCGGTCTTCCCGGGGGAATTGTCACCGTAACCAGCACAGCCATCTGGCGGACATTTTCCACCCTCAGAATTCTCTTCTCAGCTTCACTAAGACGGACTTCGTAGTCATCCATAAAGCTGTACGGATCAGCCACCAGCAGACCGAGACCTGGGTCTTCGACACTCTGCAGCAGGAGAAACGGAGAAGCATCGCTAAGTTGAATCAAAGCGAATTCCCTTTTATCGTCAAAGCCGATCAAAC is a window of Desulfovibrio sp. JC010 DNA encoding:
- the flgM gene encoding flagellar biosynthesis anti-sigma factor FlgM, whose product is MKINQYSQTPLKAYSENRVKDAADKAQSQQNTSAPSRDSVNVSSQAKLLGTARQTATESPDTREQKVRELREQVRSGTYKPDIRKTAMNLVRDEVDFLR
- the fliW gene encoding flagellar assembly protein FliW — encoded protein: MAKERKKIIRTRIGEREITEEGIIYFSRGLIGFDDKREFALIQLSDASPFLLLQSVEDPGLGLLVADPYSFMDDYEVRLSEAEKRILRVENVRQMAVLVTVTIPPGRPNETTLNLGGPIIINSEARRGMQVPQVDSKYPTHFRPAND